A window of Paenibacillus sp. 19GGS1-52 contains these coding sequences:
- a CDS encoding DMT family transporter, translated as MLLPILLVLASGICHAVWSMFTKRSLSKSVFLWSIMMISTILLLPVLIVEMWSTPLSAGAYALLLLSVALQALYSWLLSRTYELGDLSQIYPMMRGTSTLLIPLIGVIFLGESLSLYGWIGIGCMLGGFAVLSGLLGSRRQSLTSTHPGYIPILMALTVGLCTTCYVFVDKLNLQYISPLSLLELTNIGFLAGLTPAVLTSRKLREEWQFNRSTILLGSVLNPGSYLLFLFALKQAPLAHISPLREVGTIFATFLGILLLKEQQGLRRIVCSGVIFSGILLIGVWG; from the coding sequence ATGCTGCTGCCAATTCTTTTGGTTCTGGCTTCCGGGATTTGTCACGCTGTATGGAGCATGTTTACCAAAAGAAGCCTGAGTAAAAGCGTCTTCCTGTGGTCGATCATGATGATCTCCACAATTCTGCTGCTCCCGGTCCTGATAGTTGAGATGTGGTCAACGCCACTATCTGCCGGTGCCTACGCTCTGCTGCTGCTGTCTGTAGCTCTGCAGGCTTTATATTCATGGCTCTTATCCAGGACCTATGAGCTGGGCGACTTATCACAAATCTACCCGATGATGCGCGGAACGAGTACCCTGCTCATCCCACTTATCGGTGTGATTTTTCTGGGTGAATCCTTGTCTCTCTATGGATGGATCGGCATCGGCTGTATGCTCGGTGGATTCGCTGTACTCAGCGGGCTGCTGGGTTCAAGACGCCAATCTTTAACGAGCACCCACCCAGGCTATATACCGATTCTAATGGCCTTAACCGTAGGACTATGCACGACCTGTTATGTATTCGTCGATAAGCTGAACCTGCAGTATATCTCTCCGCTTTCGCTGCTTGAGTTGACCAATATCGGCTTTCTAGCCGGCCTGACCCCGGCGGTCCTGACCTCACGCAAGCTGCGCGAGGAATGGCAGTTCAACAGATCTACCATTCTGCTCGGAAGCGTGCTGAATCCGGGTTCCTACCTGTTATTCCTCTTCGCGCTGAAGCAAGCCCCGCTCGCCCATATCAGCCCCTTGCGGGAGGTAGGGACGATCTTCGCTACCTTCCTCGGCATCCTCCTTCTGAAGGAGCAGCAGGGCTTGCGGCGGATTGTGTGCTCGGGTGTTATCTTTAGTGGTATTTTGCTTATTGGGGTTTGGGGGTAA
- a CDS encoding metallophosphoesterase family protein, with product MKSKLSFQKDGSFTIVQFTDLHWMDGRAEDQRTRELMERVLEAEQPDLVIFTGDLIYTGPVPKGEKECENPRQAFSNAVAAVEESGVPWAFVFGNHDTEKGVTYSELMQIALEHPHCLAEVGPKELAGSSNYSLEIEGTDNRTGALLYMLDTGAYSGLEQIPGYNWVRMSQINWLREQSAVLNPGTGQDKLPALAFFHIPLPEYAEMWATQICYGQKLEQVCAPVLNSGLFTALLEMGDVVGTFCGHDHINDFTGSLHGIRLSYGRATGYNTYGREGFMRGARVIRLTQGDKEFDTWIRLEDGSLLLEQPIHTPDPATNSEH from the coding sequence ATGAAGAGTAAACTATCCTTCCAAAAGGACGGAAGCTTCACCATTGTACAGTTCACCGATCTTCACTGGATGGACGGAAGGGCTGAGGATCAGCGCACCCGGGAGCTTATGGAGCGTGTGCTGGAAGCGGAGCAGCCGGACCTGGTTATTTTCACAGGCGATCTGATCTATACCGGACCCGTTCCTAAGGGGGAAAAGGAATGCGAGAATCCCCGGCAAGCGTTCAGCAATGCCGTCGCCGCTGTAGAGGAGTCAGGTGTCCCTTGGGCTTTTGTATTCGGTAATCATGATACAGAGAAGGGGGTTACTTATAGCGAGCTGATGCAGATCGCGCTGGAGCATCCTCACTGCCTAGCTGAAGTCGGTCCTAAGGAGCTTGCCGGTTCAAGCAATTACAGCCTCGAGATTGAAGGCACTGACAATAGAACGGGTGCACTTCTCTATATGCTGGACACTGGGGCTTACTCCGGGCTTGAGCAGATCCCCGGCTATAATTGGGTCCGGATGAGCCAGATTAATTGGCTAAGGGAACAATCGGCGGTGCTGAATCCCGGAACAGGCCAGGATAAACTGCCTGCGCTGGCGTTCTTCCATATCCCGCTTCCCGAATATGCTGAGATGTGGGCTACCCAAATCTGCTATGGACAGAAGCTCGAGCAAGTCTGCGCTCCAGTCCTGAATTCCGGACTGTTTACGGCTCTCTTGGAGATGGGCGATGTGGTGGGTACTTTTTGCGGACATGATCATATAAATGATTTCACCGGTAGCCTGCATGGCATCCGTCTCAGCTATGGTCGAGCCACCGGCTACAATACATATGGACGGGAAGGCTTCATGAGGGGAGCGCGCGTCATCCGATTGACCCAGGGCGATAAAGAGTTCGATACGTGGATCCGACTTGAAGATGGCTCGCTACTTCTGGAACAGCCAATCCATACACCTGACCCTGCTACCAATTCAGAACATTAA
- a CDS encoding DeoR/GlpR family DNA-binding transcription regulator produces the protein MSLTYEERRHTILSQLELEGKVQVHFLSERFGVTTETIRRDLDRLEKEGRLRKVYGGALRGRSEMNEPNFMKRSQMHPLDKQSIGKVAASLIQDGETVILDNGTTTLEIMRQLKDRAHVTVITNSVPILNYALEQFQGKIIFTGGEVNAGYQAAVGITAHELLGQFKVNKAFISAGGLSLSEGITDYHLEEALISRKMIERAEESILVVDHSKFGVTTFAQIAPIEHISMVLTDSGCSREWKETFARLDIELLTGS, from the coding sequence ATGTCTCTGACCTATGAAGAACGCCGGCACACGATCCTCTCTCAACTAGAGCTGGAGGGGAAGGTGCAGGTACATTTTTTGTCCGAGCGGTTCGGTGTCACTACAGAGACTATACGGCGCGATCTCGACCGTCTGGAGAAGGAGGGACGTTTGCGCAAGGTATATGGCGGAGCCTTACGGGGCCGTTCTGAAATGAATGAGCCTAACTTCATGAAGCGCTCCCAGATGCATCCGCTGGACAAGCAGTCCATCGGCAAGGTGGCGGCTTCCCTGATTCAGGATGGCGAGACAGTGATCCTGGATAACGGGACGACCACGCTTGAGATCATGCGGCAGCTTAAAGACCGAGCACATGTGACGGTCATTACCAACTCGGTCCCGATCCTGAATTATGCGCTGGAACAGTTTCAGGGGAAGATTATTTTTACAGGGGGCGAAGTGAATGCCGGTTATCAGGCCGCGGTAGGTATCACCGCTCATGAACTGCTGGGTCAGTTCAAAGTGAACAAGGCCTTCATCTCGGCTGGAGGTCTGTCGCTCTCGGAGGGAATTACCGATTATCATTTGGAAGAGGCACTCATCTCCCGGAAGATGATAGAACGGGCCGAAGAATCGATTCTCGTTGTTGACCATTCTAAATTCGGCGTCACCACATTTGCCCAGATTGCTCCGATTGAACATATCTCCATGGTCCTCACCGATAGCGGCTGCTCCAGGGAATGGAAAGAGACCTTTGCCCGGCTGGACATTGAGCTGCTGACAGGTTCATAA